tgttttcattagAAATTTTTAGAGTCTTtattttccccttccctccctagCATGGGAAGTAGTGGTTTCATGCAGACAGCTTTATGAAGAAGCCCCATTGGCATCTATTTTGGTGGAATGAGTGGGAACATAATTCTCAATGTGTCAGTAATCCATTGCTGCATACAGACCATTTCAAAATTTAGTGCTTTAAAAcagcaatcattttattttactcaggAGTGTGTTTGAAATGTGGTCAGAGGGGAATGGCAGTTATCATTAATGTCAATATTTAAGATATGACCATGGGAATGAGTAGCTGAAATCATTAAAGAAGCAAGGATTAAGGAATCTCAGAATGCAAACTATTTGAATATTTCATtctatgtgaaaattaaaataaccaaGAACTATAACATAGGAGCAGCATCTTTGGGAGAGTGGCAGTGAGTCAGGGGCTAGAATCTGCAAGGAATGGGTGGGGGAGTAGCCTaagcatctaaaataaaataaaatgaataaaaccccCCACAATCCCACTTTCCTAACCACACCtcatttcctccttcttcctcatgGTAAAACATCTCCAAATGTctgtttacattttcttatttttcctctatTCACTGAAATAGATCTCATCTAGATCATAACTAGCAGCCAAAGTTACCAAATTCAACTAAAACTTTCCTATCTTTCTCTATATCACCTCAACTAACACATATCATTTGAATGAAGGTTTTCAGTGATTATCATACCCCAGATTAAAGTTTGCCTATTGTGGTACAGTtccagtaaatttttaaaagatagtaaaaaatgtgtattaaaatacattatgTCTCAGTCATTACTCTGGGTATATCAAATACACTCAGAATTGcataagataaaatgaaataaaagatcaatagctggttttaaaatgtatgtatgtatgaattaaagaagaaagaaataagtaCAGCTATGGGATAGCTCTTCACTGGAGGGGACACACAGTCAATCTGAGGTCTGTGGTTTCTGGACCCCATGTGCATGATGGCTATAGAATAGTTACCATAGAAAACCACCTCTAAACATGTGAATGTTAGAAGTTTAAGTGAAAGAACGAAGTGGCTACCAGCCAGTTTATTTGTATTATGGGTTTATGAGGAACTGAAGTAGACTCTGGAATTGACTATTTTAGAGAAGTTGGGCCACAGTGTGACATGGTGTGcaggcattgaagcctatggagggGTCACCCTAGAATTGGTAAACTccaatttctaaaattctaatttctcttttgttttttaaagaaatactcaTTAGGTAAATTGGGCTCATTCAAAAGGGGATGACCAAGATGAATACAGGGTACCAAAGCATATTAGATAAAGAAATTGTAAAGAAACTAATGGCAGTTGGCAGAGACAATTGAATTTGGGCAAATACAGAAATTGACCTAGTGTGTTCTGGTACAGAAGAATAACGACAATTGCTCTAAGACTAAAACTAGAGAAACTAGGTTGAAGACACAGGAAAATTGATTTTGACTTATCATGAGGAAGATCTCTGTAATACTAAAAACTACCTTTATATGAAAGAGAGTGGCCCAATGGAGTAAGGAGCTGTATCATTCCTGGTTAGGCAAATGCTGAGCAATTATTTGATAGAGATATTATGGAATAATTTAAGTCTCAGATTATATTACTATTGAATTCCCTTTTTACTCTGATAGCCTATGCTTACACGAAATTTGAGGTGATTATATAAAATTTTGGGGGATTTTCAGGAGAGAACATGAAGAACTAGGAAGTATTATTTTCTCTGATACCTTTTCACAAGCTGAAATGCTCTAGGATCTAATGAACCCAGTATTAAAGATTCTTACAGATACTTTAATTGTTTTAATCAGAGCCTATTCTAAGGTTTGTCTGCTGAAGACATACAAACTTGAGATGTCTTTGATGTTAGAATTATGCTTGCAATTTGTATTAGCTCTTATTTCAGAATAATCTGGTTGAAACCTCCTAGATTCAATTGTGACTGTGCTTAAAACATGCCCATGGCAGCTGAATTAACTCCAAACTCCTCACAGTAGCACCCAACACCTTTTACAATCAGGAAATGACCTAActtttcatgcttttatttttttcctatgttctTGTTTAGATTGTAGTATTCAGTTTTTAGAACATGTTCATTTTCACACTTCTTCCTGAAATAACCTAATTCATAATTGCCTACTAAAATCTTGCTCCTTTTTAAAGGATGTTACCATAGCTCTAAAAGTCAGACTCAGAGGTTACTGCCTATGAGAGAAGGACTTTCTCTCAGCTAGTTTCCTGAGAGCCCCTTTGACATCTTTGTTCCTCAGGCTATAAATTATGGGGTTCAACATTGGAGTCACCACTGTATAGAACACAGATATCATTTTATCCCGTTCTTTTGCAGTCTTGGAGTTTGGTCGCATGTAGGTGAATATTCCTGACCCATAGAAGAGGACAACAACAATAAGATGGGAGCCACAGGTGGAAAAAGCCTTCAGCCTCCCTTCCCCAGACTGCTTCTGGATAACAGTGGAGATAATATTCCAATGAGAAACAAGAATCAGGGAGACAGGGGCCAGGAGAATTACCACGCCCATTGAAAAGATGGCCATTGCTGTGTTGTAAGTGTCTGCGGAAGCCAGCTTCAGGAGGGCAGGAGGTTCGCAAAAGTAGTGATTGATTATATTCTGTCTCCAGTAGGGAAGATGGAAAGTAAAGCTGGTATCTACTAAAGACACTAGTGCCCCACTGGCCCAGGACCCGAAGGATAGCCAGGGACACACCCATTGGGTCATGATGGTGGAGTAGTGCAagggcttgcagacagccacatACCGGTCATAGGACATCACGGCCAGCAGCACACACTCTGTACACCCAACCAGAAGAAAGACAATTATCTGTGTCATACACccataaaaagaaatggtttTCCTCTTTACCAGGAAGTGAACCAACACTTGAGGGACAATGCCAGTAGAGAAACAGAGATCTGCAAAGGAGagatttctaagaaaaaaacacatgggAGTGTGAAGGTGAGAATCCAGGAAGATGAGAGTGATGATGAGCAGGTTTCCAAGCACAGTCAGCAGATGAATGATGAAGAAAAGGATAAATAGCAGGATCTGGGTCTGCAAGTCCTGTGAAAGGCCCAGGAAGATAAACTTGGACACAAAGGTTTGGTTTTCTTCTCCCATTGATACTTTTGCCTGTTTACCTGTTTGgcacaagaaaaaagaacacatttttgttGGGTCTATGACATCAAATCTTGTAGAAGAGGGTCATGTTAAAACTGACACCTAGTTGAGTATTTCTAGCTCTTTGCTATCCAGCTTGTTCTGGTTAacaataaatgcatatatttattgttattaattgGTTGCAATTTAAACCAAGTTAGTTATTTTCCAAATCCTCTCTCCACAGTACcgctttttaataaaatataatactgtTAAAGCCCTCTTGGCTAGTTCTGATGTAAGGATGTTCAAGTTCATGTGGATTTTACTAACTGGCTATAAATATACTGTTAGGAAATGATTGTATATACTGTTAGGACTATCCTTATGTGGAAAACTCTACCACTAACTATTTAAAATACCACATATTTAATTATAACATATACTTCAAAAGTGCGAAGTGGTTTTCAGGAATCAAACTTAATTTGGCCTATTAAGAAGCAACAGACTTTTGCTGAGTTTAAAAGTAAAGCCTTAGCTATCCTACACTACAGGCCAAACTATTtggattaagaaataaaatattaaaattaaagcaacacaaaaagaaaaaataagttaaaatttgtGTGATATTTGGATAGGACCAGACTTGAAAAACACAAACACTTTCTAAGAAAccatgaagaaaaatatgtgCAGAATTTGCCACACAAATTGAAAGACTTCTGTGAGATAATAGAATCATAAGATAAGCCACAAACCAAGAAAAATGTTGGAGGGagatatcagaaaaaaatttaaataattttatttttcttcaacttttattttagaattaaggTACGTGTGCAAGTTTATTACAAAATTTGGAGTACAAATGCTAAGGTTTGGTGTACACATGAATCTGCAacccaagtagtgagcatagtatccaagaAGTAGTTTTTCAGCCATTTCCCCCAATCTCACTCTCCCCACTCTAGTTGtacccagtgtctgttgttcccatctttatgtcaatgtgtacccaatgtttagctcccatttacaagtaagaacatgtatttggttttctgttccttccttagttcgcttaggataatggctttgagctgcatccatgttgctgtgaagaacatgatttcattctttttcatggctgcatagtattccattgtgtatatgttacacgttttctttatccaatccaccattgatgggcacctgggttgattccatgtctttttttactgtgaatagtgctgtgatgaacatataattgtgtgtgtctttttgatggaatgatttattttcctttgggtgtatatacAGCAATGGGATTGTTCGTATGAGTTTAATTCTTAGTTCCTTGAGAAGTCCCCAAACTtctctccacagtggctggactaatttacattcctactaacaGCATAttagtgtttccttttttctgcagCCTTGTCatcatctgttatttcttgactttttgatgAAAGCCATTCTGACTCGTGAAAGATGGTATATCTGTaacaaacctacagctaacatctgACTGAATGCgcaaaagctggaaccattctgtttgagaactggaacaagacaaatatgcccactctcaccaatcatattcaacatagtaccagcagagagaaaaaaataaaaggcatccaaataggaaaagaagtcaaattaaatGACCTTATTACATTAAGAGTTTGTATAAAACTCTATGAAAGTTGTGAAGTTCAAGAAATAAtgggccaaggatatgaacagactatttacaaagaagaaatgcaaatagctactaaatataataaaaatattcaatattattaaagCTCAATAAGTACAATTGAAACAATTAAAGAAATTTTCTCTTGGGTAATTATCTAAGATTTTAACACCAAAACCATAACAAAAAATAGCTAGTATATTCATTAAGCATTGAACCCATAACAGCATTAATTTTAGGGTTTTATATGATTATATCTTCCCAATAGCATTATGAGGTAAATTAAAATACTATTAATTTTGTCTtgtaggtaaggaaactgaggcacagaaaggttaagttacTGTCCCCAAATCATACAATTAGCAAGTATAGGATTAATTAGGTGTATAATGAAGGTACAAAAACAGGACACATTTGCAAAAGCAAGTGATTAGGAAAATTTGTATTACTCTTTCTGGAAAGTAATTTTGTCAATTACAGTAAAAGACTTAAATATTCATGTGTTTTGACC
Above is a genomic segment from Chlorocebus sabaeus isolate Y175 chromosome 1, mChlSab1.0.hap1, whole genome shotgun sequence containing:
- the OR2D3 gene encoding olfactory receptor 2D3, with translation MCSFFLCQTGKQAKVSMGEENQTFVSKFIFLGLSQDLQTQILLFILFFIIHLLTVLGNLLIITLIFLDSHLHTPMCFFLRNLSFADLCFSTGIVPQVLVHFLVKRKTISFYGCMTQIIVFLLVGCTECVLLAVMSYDRYVAVCKPLHYSTIMTQWVCPWLSFGSWASGALVSLVDTSFTFHLPYWRQNIINHYFCEPPALLKLASADTYNTAMAIFSMGVVILLAPVSLILVSHWNIISTVIQKQSGEGRLKAFSTCGSHLIVVVLFYGSGIFTYMRPNSKTAKERDKMISVFYTVVTPMLNPIIYSLRNKDVKGALRKLAERKSFSHRQ